Proteins found in one Miscanthus floridulus cultivar M001 chromosome 4, ASM1932011v1, whole genome shotgun sequence genomic segment:
- the LOC136548290 gene encoding uncharacterized protein yields MCHVAWEVVCRPKELGGLGIIDLRRFGQALRLRWDWVRKVDPNRTWINLPSSSDKATRALFRAATMTVVGDGSSTLFWQDSWIHGCCVDQIAPAVFASVPWAKAMIRSMASGLVDHAWVSDITGAQTVQVFLQYLDPWERVRGVQLMLGVPDSVIWRWSADYKYSAALAYGAMFIGSTSPFGAKLIWETRAPPKVRFFF; encoded by the coding sequence ATGTGTCACGTGGCGTGGGAGGTGGTATGCAGGCCCAAGGAGCTCGGTGGCCTCGGCATCATCGACCTGCGAAGGTTTGGTCAAGCTCTCAGACTGCGCTGGGATTGGGTGCGGAAGGTTGACCCGAACAGAACTTGGATCAACCTTCCGTCGTCGTCAGACAAGGCCACTCGTGCCCTCTTTCGTGCAGCAaccatgacggtggtcggagacGGGAGCTCAACGCTGTTCTGGCAAGACTCCTGGATTCATGGGTGCTGTGTTGACCAAATTGCGCCTGCGGTGTTCGCCTCAGTCCCCTGGGCGAAGGCGATGATACGGTCTATGGCGTCGGGTCTGGTTGATCACGCCTGGGTGTCCGACATAACTGGGGCACAAACTGTTCAGGTCTTCCTCCAGTACCTGGACCCCTGGGAGCGGGTTCGCGGTGTCCAGCTCATGCTGGGGGTTCCGGACTCCGTCATTTGGCGTTGGTCCGCTGACTATAAGTACTCCGCGGCGTTGGCGTATGGTGCGATGTTCATCGGATCGACCTCGCCATTCGGTGCTAAGTTGATTTGGGAGACGCGCGCACCGCCCAAGGTCAGGTTCTTCTTCTAG